The sequence below is a genomic window from Macaca nemestrina isolate mMacNem1 chromosome 13, mMacNem.hap1, whole genome shotgun sequence.
AGTGGCTTGGGGAAATCACCACCTCTAGGAAGAGTTAAAACTGAAATGATACATAGGGCCCCTCCTATATATCTCCTTTTAAGGGCCCTACTCCTTTCTCTAGAGAAACGTTTTTCTGTGACCCTCAAAAGACCTCATACTTTATTTCCTCCTGGGGATTGTCACTGTAGCTCTGGAGCATCCAAAGAGTCCATTTGGAAAAGGAAAGTGGGCCAAAGAGAGCTGCTCGGAGGGGACCAAGCATCTTACAGTGTTAACTGTTTTCTGCAAGAAATTGTCCTccaaactacacacacacacacacacacacacacacacacccctacacacacacacacacacccgagCATCTTACAGTGTTAACTGTTTTCTGCAAGAAATGTCCTccaaactacacacacacacacacacacacacacacacacacacacacacccctgaggTTCAGCAGGGATCAGTGGAAAACAACTTAGAGGAAGTACAGCTGTTCCCTCGGAGGAGCGCTCACTGGGGAAGCCAGGCCTAGGAAGAGGGGGTGTTCCTGGGCGGTGGCCTGCAGCCTTCCTTTCACTGAGGCATCCGAGCCCAAGGAGCTGCAGTCTCCCCTTGGGAATATGACATAACCATAGGAGGAAAGGGCCTTGAAAAAACAGACTGGTGTCCACATGTCCTTCGGCACAGGAAGCCCTGTCCCATCCTGTATGTGGGAACTCCAAGATCTGCCAACGCTCTAGCATCACCCCGTCTCCAGCCAGACAAATACCCCAAAGCCAGCGATCTGATAGGATGTGTTTATATTTACACGGTACATTTTAAAGCAATGGCTACATTGGTCATACATAttagaaaccataaaaaaaagttaagaactAAAATGTACATCATAcacttgtatatatattttttacacaGAGGTAAAAAGGCTtattataaaaaaatcaatacaacAGGGTTTTTAGTATACAGGTAAAGAATGAATTATGCTTCAGGCACTTTAATTTGTTAATGTGAGCAAATAGCTTGGGGGGTCGGGGAGGCTTCTGGACAGAAAATCTTTTGGTTAATGTTTTGTTAccacagatacaaaaataaaatctgaataatTTCTCTCAAATGATTGATGTCAGTATGGCAAAGCTGACTGGGAAAATACTACACACTGTCCAGCTGCAGTGTGGCAATTAGAGAGACGTATTTACATAAATGTCCCCATGGCTGTCTTTGTGCCCTTAACCGATGCCTTCGCAAACCAAAAAGTATACGTGGAGTAAGATTTGCTAGCATAACTCTTAAAAGGGTGGAAAAGGACAAGGGGTGAAAGGAGAGAAACAGGTTACAACTAAATAGAGGtgacaaacaaaaaactgccagGATATGTGCGTTCTTATTGAAATAAATAGGGGCACTCGAACTGAGGTCTAAGGAAATGAACATTAGTGTTGTGCTTTGTAGAGAAGAGACCCTAGAGAAAGACCCCAAGGAGGTGCCTCTGGGTCGGGGGCAGGTGGTCTCTCAACAGCACTGGAGGCTGGCTGAAGGTTTTCTAGATGTTCTCCAGGCATGGATGAGGTTCTCTTTTCTTCCATCAATCCAGATGGACAGCTCTCTGCTCCTTTTCCAAACTGGAAAGCCTAAACCAGTTACTCCAACGAATGAAGACGTCACTAACAGACTCATAAGCACACTGGGTATTTACACCGGTAATCTACTAAAGAAACGTGATGAGCTTGCGGACGAGCTGGAAACAGCCCCAGGAAGGTGAGCACAGCTAGCACTTGCCCAGTATGATTGACAGACTGGAAAAAAGTCCCTTTCCTTGAAGACTGGTGTCCTGTGTGCAATaaaggagtggggaaaggaagTGGGGAGCAGGCCACGTCTTCGGATGGCCGTTACCACAGAAAGATAGTGGCAGGAAGAACAGCCGGCGTCCACAAGCCCGTCCCCGGTGGTCTCCACGAGGTTCTGATTGTACTATGCTAGGTATAGGTAACCActcttcacttttcttctttcttcaataaGAAGATTTGGCTAATCCTTGCGACATATTAGAAAAATACTCTTTTCCAGCTATTAGAAGCCTCCTCAGAAGCCTCCTCCGTGGCAAGGCGACAGGCAGAACCAGTTGGCTGACCTAACCACCTGTGCACCTAAAGTGGCGAGTCTGGGTTTGGAGTTGCAGGAGAAAGACACTTAGGCATTGGAAGGGTTTTTACATATGGCCTTGTTTTTTCCCCAAGTATAAATGAGGAATTTGGTGATGTGAAATCGAgtccaaaaggaaaacaaaaacataaacccATGAAGAAAATGCAACCCACCACTCttcatgacatttaaaaatcCCCTCTCCCCATTAATATAAAATAGCCAGGGGTTGGGGGGAAGCTCCCTATGGTTTTATTCACCATAACCTTCGTGTTTCTCAATTGGAACTTGTTCGTGGGAACACTGGTTTGTGTTTGAGGAAACTATTTGGTTTGCAAAACAACAAGCAAAATTTCTTACTTCACTAGTATCCTATTCTAATATTGCTAAATTTTTAGAAGTGGTGgcaacacaatttaaaaaatggtctaCTTTAGGGGTAACGGGGAGGCTCATAGAAACCTGAAATCCCCATTCTAGCCCTGGTCCAAGAGGATGCAATGCAGTTTAAGGAATTTTCCTGATTCTCACAAGTTAATCTGAAGTTAAGGCTCAATTCTCAGTCTATTATGGGTGAGTGTTTTGCATCAGTGAATCATTTCAACAGATTTTGGGGGGGCAGAAAATGATGATGGGCTAAAGATAGAAACTGCAGCTTACATGGGAAATTTGGCTTTAGAAAAGTTAAAGCGATATTGTTTTGTGGTACAAGTTTGTTAACTAGCTCACCTCCTATACATAATAACTGACTGTAGGCTGAGATACTTCTGTTGGGTTTCATCATTCTCACATCCCATTTCCGCAGAACCAGATGCTTGCTAGCGACAGGCAAGGtgaaccaagagaaagaaagtcTTCGACGCTCTTGGAAAAATCAATTACAAAACCCACCGAAAATCAGCAGTTCCAACTGCAGACTCCTTTGAACTGGAAGAGGCGGGGGAGGAGGAAACAGGAAATCAACACATGGATGAGACAGTTAGCTTGGTTACAGATTGTTAATAGTACAGGAGTCTGTGGCGAAGGTTCCTTCCTCAGAACACTGTGCGAgcgtgtgtgtatgggtgtggcTGCTGCAGTGTGGGCGGCGGGGGGAGTGGAGAGTCTACCCGGCAGCGTCCCTGGCTGGAATGGTGCCTCAAGGTACCAGGGAGCTGGGAGGTCTCTTGCCCTCCTCGCTCCTTGGAGTGGAAGGGAGCGGGGGAGAAGTTGAGGGTATGTAAGAGACGAGTTCCCCTGTGGCTGCggatggaggagggagaagggagggaaactgagtcacGCGGCCGCTTTGTGCTTCCCGCCACAGCACCTACACATCACTCCGCAGTGGTAGCAGGCCCGAAGGGGCAGGTAACAGCACATACAGGGGGCCAGGAAAGACAAGGCAATAAGAGCCATCCACCGGAGGCAAAACTTCTCGTCGCTAGTATCGCACGAGCAAGGGTCTGTATAGTCTCCCTCGGGGTCCGACATACAGTGATAGAGCATGCTGTCCGCGCACCACATGCAGCTCACCCGGCGGATGCAAGTTCTCACGGAGTCGGGCGCGTCCTGGCAGTGACCCCTGCGGTTCTCCTCGTGGTTGAACATGTCCCTGCAGTACACGCACCGCGAGCGCTCTCCGTCCTCCTTCCGCCGCCGCGACTTGCCCCGGGACGGCTGCGTCTTGATCACGCTGCCCCCGCGGCCTTTGGGGTCCTCACCGAGGCCAAAGTCTGAGGAGTCCACGTAGGGGTAGTTGTAGTCGTGCTTGGGGACCTCGCCCTTGGCGAAGCGCACGTAGGAGGAGTCCGCGTCCTCCGAGGGGTCCGGGTACTTGCCCCTGACGGGCGCGTGCCGGTAATCCTCGTACCCCGTCATCCAGATCTTCTCCCGGGGGTTGATGCGCACGATCTCCTCGTCGTCGTCCGGGAAGCTCACCTGGCGGTAGGGCCTTGGCATCGGCTGTCCCGTGAGAGAGGAGACATTATTTTACAGCAGTGGCCAaaaaaccaacatacaaaaaacaaaaaaaccccaccttCTCCCTCCCTAGTCGTCCAAAATGCACCTTTCTCAAGAACTCCCCCACGGTGCTCCGTGAAGAAACAGACCCCTCCTGAAACTACTGAATATCCTGTCGTCCAGTCAAAGATGTATTTCAAAGAGTCTCAATCCATTACTGGGCCAGGAAATCAATTTCGTGGGTTGAGACCAGCAGTATTTTCCCTTTCTGGTGACGCACTGCCATACAGGCAGGGGAGTGTGCATATGGCAGGGGCACAGTGTGATGCGTTCTCAGGAGCATGGCACACTCAGATCAAGAGGCAGAATAGGACCTGTGCCCCAGAGTATCTTCCGCCTCCCTCAGGGCCCTCCTAGCCCCAGTGTGAGGGCTACACTGACTTCTAAAGGCTTGCAgtacttttgcctatttttgtacaGTATGTTCTCTTTTGTAAGGCTGGCTTTTTGAAAGTTGAAATAGAATAAGGACACTGGAGTGCCATACATGTTATAAGGTTAAGTCCTGTTTTACGAAACTTCATTATCCATATGTGCACAGTATGTCCACAAAGGATCACAACAGGAGATGCATTTCTCCCTGTGGGTCTCTCCTTCAAGAGACAGGGGACACTAGGAAACACgaggctcactctgtcatctgGTTGGGAAGATAAGATGCAGACAGGAGAAGGATAGAGTGAAGGCTCCGGAAACTGTCTGAAGTTCCACTCCTGCCAGGATGTCACAAATAGTGAGAGGCCAGACCAAGAGTCACACCCTCTAGAAACCTGCAAATCTAAACTGCATTCTCCCTCAGGGTGGAAGAGGCTTTTCTCTGCAGTTAGTTCTGCTACAGGCTGCAACCCTGCCTTGTCCACAGCAGCAgacaatgaataaatatttattaagtacatgCACATAACCCTGGCTCACCCAGGGCCTCTCAGTGGAGGCAGAGAACTGAGACTTCTTGCTTTTGATGTACTTTGGGCAGGAAGGTTTTTCAGGGGCTGAGGAACGTGGCTCTGGAGTGGCCCACTGCAGTCAAGTGCTGACATTTTCTAGCTGGTACCTAAGACTCAGGTTCCCTTTCTGTCAAACTGCATAGGATTGTTTTGAGAATGAAGAGAAATAATCTACACAGGGTGTCAGCTCACAGCCTCGCTCACAGGATGAACGTGATACCTGTCGCCATCACAGTCATTATCATATTGTTATAGACCTGATCATGTGCTTATTAGATTTACCCATCACTTCCTGCCAGAGGGCAGCAGGGCCATGAACCACACAGTTTGCCTTAATTCCTGTCAAATTCTTGGTATCAGAGTTGCCTAGATTTTTGAAACTCACGATTCAGAAGGATTTCAAAACAAGTCTCGGAAACTGACACAGGCTTTATTAATTCTTTACTTTGGACAGTAAGGAAAGTAAAAAAGTTAATTTCCATCTACTGATACcataatgtgatttttatttatttatttatttatttgagatggagtcttgctctgttgcccaggctggaatgcaggggcgcgatctcggctcactgccagctttgcctcctgggttcattctcctccctcagcctcctgagtagctgggactacaggcacctgtcgccatgcccagctaattttttgtatttttagtagacatggtgtttcaccgcattagccaggatgatctcgatctcctgacctcgtgatccacctgcctcagactcccaaagggctgggattacaggcgtgagccactgtgcccggccaataacGTGATTTTTAAATAGGACACTTTAATCCCAAAATACTAGGAAGCacaatctaaaataattttttaaaaaagagtcaaATCTAgtttcatgttaaaaacaaaacaaaacaactaactgccgttttttctcatttaaaagcaGCCTAGTGGCCACAGCACCCCACACAGGCACCAGTCCATGCCCCATGATTTGGGAACTTGCTCTGCAAAGCAGccacttggtaaatatttgttgaactacTGAATTCTGAGCTCCAGCTACATCTGCCTGAGCAAGACTGGGCCTGTAGCCTGTAAGGCTGGGGGTCGAGCCAAGTCTGCAGCATTCCTTAGTCCTGATTGTGGCTCTGGGCTTCCACACAAGCGGGGAGGCCCTATGGACAGAGGAATGCAGGAGGCAGTGTAGCCCCCTGGGTGAGAACAGGCTTGGATTTGAATCTCATTCCATCAGATACTccacctctctaagcctcagcttcctcatctataaccTGGGGCGGCTAATGACTTGCCTTGTGGGGCAGTTTCTGAGGATTAAACCACATAAAGCATATAAAGGGTTTGGCAAGGTGTCTGGCACACAGAAAACACTGGATGAGGCTGAGGTGCCACCACCAATGCCACTTTCAGTATGAAGTGGGGGTAaaagcaggagagcaggagaggcCTGTGGTCATGGAATTTGGCTGAATAGGAGGGGAAAGAGGCCATTCCAGAATCAGAGGCACCACCCTGATGCCCTCAGAGGAACAGGGCTCTGCTCACCTGATCGAGGTGATAGTGGTCCGTGGGGTATGAGTCGTGGAGGTGGCCCAGGGTATAAATCCTCCGGTGCTCACAGGATGTGGGAGAGGAGATTGTCCGAGTAGGTTGCTCTCTCTTCTGAGAGGAATTAGAAGAACTGTCTGTAGCTGTCTGTGTAGAGGGAGGTAACCAAGAgtcaatttaaaaacaacaacaaaaaccccatgTACCAAACCTAACATGCACTATTCAAATATTACGTATTCCCCCGTTGTGACATCTTGCTGGTCTTCCCAAAATATTGAGCTTGTCTTGGCTACAACAGGAGGACCCCTGAATGGCTAGATTGTCTAAACACAATGTGGCTGGCTCAACAGGCAGAGAAGCCCAGCCACCAGACCCTGGAAAGGTGGCTTTTTCTTAAATGTGGGAATAGTGACCAGATGCAGGGGAAAGGCTGGATATACCAGGCGCCCCAAAGGTGTGTTCTAGTTTGATCAAGAGTGGTTaccctggccaggtgtggtggctcaggcctgtaatgccagcactttgggaggccgaggcaggcagatcacctgaggtaaggagttcaagatcagcctggccaatatggcaaaaccctgtctctactaaaaatacaaaaattagccaggcatggtggcaggcgcctataatcccagctacttgggaggttaaggcaggagaattgtttgaacccagaaagcagaggctgcagtgagttgagattgagtcactgtactccagcttgggtgacagagcaagattccatctcaaacaaaagaaaacaaaacaaaacaacaatagcaacaacaacaacaaaaaacgaaaCATAAACAAAAGAATGGTTATCCCATTTGTGGCCCTGGCTGAGAGGTATTATGGCAAGCTGGGAAGATGCACAGAGGCAAAAATGAAACCCACATGTTTATACTGGGGGGAAATCTCCACCTGGGAGAGTCTCAGAGGTAAGGATACCTCTGGGGTATCTGGAGTACTGGATTTCCAGGAATAAATTTTGTATCTTTGGGGTTGGGAGCAAGACTTGGACGTCACTTTAAACTGGAAGTGAGATGGATGACTGCATAGAAGAACAAAGGCCACCTCTGTGAAGGGTGAGTACAGAGCTGTTTTGCCCACTAGAGATGTCAACTTAAGACTGGAGTCTCCGTAACCATGTCTTCGGAAGATGATTAACTATCAGTGCGCACTGTACAAGCAGATCCCACAGGCCCCCAGTATaccacctgatatggtttggctgtgtccccacccaaaactcatcaTGAATTTGTGGGAGGGACCTGccgggaggtaactgaatcattgggcaagtctttcccgtgctgtcCTCCTGACAATGAATAAGTctcagatctgatggttttaaaaagagacgttcccctgcacaagctctttttctGCCTGCCGCCATCcgcgtaagatgtgacttgctcctccttgccttctgccatgattgtgaggcttccccagccatgtggaactgtaagtccaattaaacttcttttgtaaattgcctactctccagtatgtctttatcagcagccagaaaatagactaatactCTCACCTGAGACACAACCGAGCAGGCCAGGTGACCCCAGGTGGTGGTCATACTCCACAACCCTCTGGGCCCAGGGGCTATCCAGGAGCCTTGTTAGATGCAGCTGGCAACCATCTTTAAAACCAGGGCCCCTAGAATTGCTACCCTTCCTTCTGCGTGCTTAGAGTGACATATCCCTCTACCCTACCCTCCACAATTCCCCAACTAAACAGATGAAAAGAAAAGGTTTTTCCTGATATCTAGATGCTCTCTTTCTGGCAAAGCTACAGGAACTTTCCCTTGGTTATTGTTTTTTACTTGTATAGTCCTCTCATctcatttgcatatatatatatttaaatttattaatttatgtatttgagacaggatcttgctttgtcacccaagctggagtgccgtggcacgaacacagctcaagtgatcctcctgcttcagcctcctgagtagccgggacaataggtgtgcaccaccacccctggctaatttttgtattttttgtagagatgggggtcttgccaagttgcccaggctggtcttgaactcctgggttcaagtgatcctcctgctttggcctcccaatgtgctgggattactgccatgagctaccatacctggaCTTGTCTATTATTTTACATGCTTTTGTTAGCTATCATAAATCATTTTAGGGACAAGATCAAAACAAATAGACTTATAAAAGTTCTTTTTATCCTCCTCCCATTTATAAAGTAATACATACTCAGAAAAATAGCACAAGAATTTAGGAAAAACACACCTATATTTCCATTATGCAACATAAGCACTGTTAGTTTTTAAACCTTGGTCCACACGTGCAGCATCTCTCTGGGGACCCAACCCTCCTGGATTTTTCTCTACTTGGGTTTGGTCTATGCCATGCATGGCTGATGCCTGTTTCTGATCCCCCAAGCCATGGtgactaatttcttttctttttttttttttttttttgagacggagtctcacgctgttgcccaggctggagtgcagtggcgcgatctcggctcactgcaagctccgcctcctgggttcacgccattctcctgcctcagcctcctgagtagctgggactacaggcgcccgccaccgcgcccggctaattttttgtattttttagtagagacggggtttcactgtggtctcgatctcctgaccttgtgatccgcccaccttggcctcccaaagtgctgggattacaggcttgagccaccgcgcccggcccatggtGACTAATTTCAATATGAACACACAGTGCTCTCTGAAGCAATATAGAGAGATTTTTGACAGAGAGGTCAGAAAAGCAGCTGTCTCCATTTCTGTAATCAAGATCTAAGGGTCCTATAAGCCTTGAATCCTGGCACTGGTGTGGGGAAAGGACTTGTCTGAGGATGAGAACAAGAGAAGCCACCCTTAGACCCTTTGAGCTGCTGGATCCAGCCAAGCCTGAATCCTGATCCACTCTAGGATGTCCCAGTGATGAAAACCAATTCTCTTGTAACTTAAGCCAGAATATACTGGGTTTGTCACTTGGGTGCACTTTCCCTTCACTTTAGATTCCTTCCTGTGGCAGCAGTCCCACAGGCACCACACTCCTGGCTTCTCTCTAGCCCTTACTCCTCCCCAGCGTCCCTCCTCTTCCTCGCAAACAGCTCTTCTTGGTGTTGTATGTGTGAGTGCTAATGgtgtgccaggccctgagctACATGTGGACACAGTTCCTCAGCACAGCCAGCAGGTCACAGGTAAAATATCATCTCCACGTCACACACTGGCACTAAGGGACTCTGAGAGATGGGGAATCCAGGCCATGGCAGCACAGAATCACTGGCAGAGCTAGGACTGAAATGCAGCCTCCCTGACCACAAAGCCCAGGGAGATTTCTAATAGGCCCCACACACTGCTGCCTCTCACACCCAGGTAAGTCCACTTCCAACTCCTACGCTGAGAGGTATTTTGTTGAGATTAACACAAAACACAACTTCTCCAAGTTACAAGGCACACCCTGCTGTATACAAACCCAGGAGATGAGGAGATGATGTCTCACAGTACAAAGGTTACTACAGATGTCAATAAATACCTCTGAAATGAGTAATCAGGGCCCTTCAGTGTGATTCAAGTCTCAAGAGTTAAATTCTTATCCAACAGTCACGTTACAGTCATCTATTAGGTTAGACGTTACCCTTGTATCGAACGTTGTAATACGCTCTCAGTACTTAGTTCTCAGAAACCCAGTTAACACATCACGGTCACCACTGTGTTAGTCATCTGTTCACCCTAACCCAGCCTATTTTCTGTGACCCATGTTTGGGTTAATAATGTGTAGAAAGTCCTTCTGAGAAATGAGGCACATCCAGCTTTTCCTAGGACTCATGAGTTGATCAGAAACGCTACCTTCCGATACTCCCACCCCACTTCCCCAACCCTCCCTCCCTGTGCAGCCTCTCTCCCTGCACAATCCGTGTAAAGCTCCCTAGACATTTGTCAGAGGATGCGAGACTGAGAAAGGCCTTATCCGATGAGGAATTTCTACAGTGAAGCAAGAAGGCCAGAAGAACTTGGGAGGCACGTCCACAGTCTACTACCTCCTGAGGGCAGAGCTGAGGGTGTGTCCTAGCTCAGCCTGCAGCCTTACAGGCCCAGTTGTTCAGGGCCATCTGAACTCCAGGAATGCTCCACTGGAAGCCAAGGCTTATTTCAAATCGATGCTAACAGACGAACCTTACAAAGCAGCTAGTGTGACCTACAAACAAAAGGAATGTACCACCAGGGCATCTCCAAGAAAGGCAAGGGGAAAACAAATCTTCTTTTACCCTCATGCACCTCTGAACTGGCTCTCCTGTAACTCTGCCCTGGTTTCCTTGGGCTGCAGAAAAGCAGCCCACCTGAGGTATGCACATACCTAATACACAAGCAAGATTCTTAAACATCTCTCTGTTATTTCTGTGCACAAGCTACTGACACCTACCAACCTGAGAGCTGTCACCTTCAATCAAAGACTTGGCAATCGCATGCTCCCAACTGTATCTACACTCGCCTTGCTCTCCAGTGGGGGGTCTATGAACTGTTAGGGCTTTGAAGAACAAAAGCAGAGGTCCTCTGTGACTACTCTGTGTTCGGGGACTTCAGGCTCCTAGGAGGCATGACTGCAGCATCCTGAGAGAACAGGTCAGAGTGGGTGTTTAATGTCTCCTGCTGTGGACAGGAGACATTATGTCTCCAGGCTGGCATTGCCATCTGGGCCCAGCTGACACTGGGAGGTCTTGTGCACTATGATGCAGGGAGCACAGCCCTTGCCACCTTCAAATGTATCCTCTAAAAACTCTCTTGCCTCTGGGTTTGACTCTGACTCAATGTCAATGCCTGTTACTAAAAAGATGTCCAGCTGGGTgcagtcactcatgcctgtaatcccagcgctttgggaggctgaggcaggaggattgctcaaagccaagagttcgagaccagcctgggcaacaaatcaagaccctgtctaaaaaaaaaaaagatgtccaaTTAAGAAGCGTGCAACCTAATATGAGGCactaaacaaaagaaatgcaGGGGAGTATTACAATGCTGAAAACAACAGGGTCTCAGCTCAGGCAGACTACATTTGAATCATTCTCTGCTAATTATAAGATGATTTTGGTCAAGTTAATGTCTAACTCCactttttacatttgtaaaatggggccaAAATCTTCCTTGGGGttatggcaaaaataaaatgggatttaaaatttctattatatatgtttttgagacagaatcttgatctgtcgcccaggctggagtgcagcggcacaatcttgactcattgcaacctccgcctcctgggttcaagcaattctcatgcctcagcctcctgaatggctgggattacaggcgcgtgccatcacgcttggctaagtttttgatttttttagtagagatggggtttcacccggttgcccaggctggtcttgaact
It includes:
- the LOC105465162 gene encoding sprouty-related, EVH1 domain-containing protein 2 isoform X1; this translates as MFVFECCIFQSHDLTSGDSSLSLISQPFAGNIFRSLCGTLFRRKKRESGGHTWHYDSYIVRVKAVVMTRDDSSGGWFPQEGGGISRVGVCKVMHPEGNGRSGFLIHGERQKDKLVVLECYVRKDLVYTKANPTFHHWKVDNRKFGLTFQSPADARAFDRGVRKAIEDLIEGSTTSSSTIHNEAELGDDDVFTTATDSSSNSSQKREQPTRTISSPTSCEHRRIYTLGHLHDSYPTDHYHLDQPMPRPYRQVSFPDDDEEIVRINPREKIWMTGYEDYRHAPVRGKYPDPSEDADSSYVRFAKGEVPKHDYNYPYVDSSDFGLGEDPKGRGGSVIKTQPSRGKSRRRKEDGERSRCVYCRDMFNHEENRRGHCQDAPDSVRTCIRRVSCMWCADSMLYHCMSDPEGDYTDPCSCDTSDEKFCLRWMALIALSFLAPCMCCYLPLRACYHCGVMCRCCGGKHKAAA
- the LOC105465162 gene encoding sprouty-related, EVH1 domain-containing protein 2 isoform X3 translates to MASPGSDSYIVRVKAVVMTRDDSSGGWFPQEGGGISRVGVCKVMHPEGNGRSGFLIHGERQKDKLVVLECYVRKDLVYTKANPTFHHWKVDNRKFGLTFQSPADARAFDRGVRKAIEDLIEGSTTSSSTIHNEAELGDDDVFTTATDSSSNSSQKREQPTRTISSPTSCEHRRIYTLGHLHDSYPTDHYHLDQPMPRPYRQVSFPDDDEEIVRINPREKIWMTGYEDYRHAPVRGKYPDPSEDADSSYVRFAKGEVPKHDYNYPYVDSSDFGLGEDPKGRGGSVIKTQPSRGKSRRRKEDGERSRCVYCRDMFNHEENRRGHCQDAPDSVRTCIRRVSCMWCADSMLYHCMSDPEGDYTDPCSCDTSDEKFCLRWMALIALSFLAPCMCCYLPLRACYHCGVMCRCCGGKHKAAA
- the LOC105465162 gene encoding sprouty-related, EVH1 domain-containing protein 2 isoform X2, producing MTEETHPDDDSYIVRVKAVVMTRDDSSGGWFPQEGGGISRVGVCKVMHPEGNGRSGFLIHGERQKDKLVVLECYVRKDLVYTKANPTFHHWKVDNRKFGLTFQSPADARAFDRGVRKAIEDLIEGSTTSSSTIHNEAELGDDDVFTTATDSSSNSSQKREQPTRTISSPTSCEHRRIYTLGHLHDSYPTDHYHLDQPMPRPYRQVSFPDDDEEIVRINPREKIWMTGYEDYRHAPVRGKYPDPSEDADSSYVRFAKGEVPKHDYNYPYVDSSDFGLGEDPKGRGGSVIKTQPSRGKSRRRKEDGERSRCVYCRDMFNHEENRRGHCQDAPDSVRTCIRRVSCMWCADSMLYHCMSDPEGDYTDPCSCDTSDEKFCLRWMALIALSFLAPCMCCYLPLRACYHCGVMCRCCGGKHKAAA